GCCAGCTTGATCGTACGGACACAGGTgttcactgaagaaaatgattttaagggGTTTCAAGTAGCAGGTTTTATCTATCAgtgtttttcatgtattttattatattccATTGCTTGCAGCTACAGAAGTTAAGCTTTCAATTTTGCTGACTCAAGTTTAGCGTATAACTTTGTTGCTAGTATTCCGCTGCTTTTATATTGTAATGTTACATGCTTTGTCCTCTAATGGCTTCATTATCTATGTTCATATTTTACAGCTAATCAGGAGTCCTGTTATATATCTATTAGTGGCTGAGCTCGACGAAAAGAGAACCAAAGTTGTTTCTAACAAAGGGTATCAATACGATGTATTTAATGTcgataatacattttttcttactttgtgAGCTGGTTTTTGTAATTTCAAGGCAAGCTCTGGTCTGGATTCTCTTTTCCTTAGTGTTTTAACTTGCAACCATTGCTCATGTTGAGACACAATACATGAAAAGGACCTACAGCGTAGAGCCATTGAGAAGCAAAGTTTATGCTTGCTTTTGCAGGCTTTCTTCTGCAAAGTCATGATATAGGAGGCAGaagatttatttgaaagtaGACATCCAAGAATAAGCTGGAAACAAAGTACCATGGGCAGACATGGTTAGCAGGGTACCCACCCAACATGATGTAAAAAGGATGCTGTAACCTAAGCTAGAACAAAAACAGGGTTGTAGCAGAGGCATGTAACGTTACCTGCTGGAGAAAGGGGAGATCTTGTTCCTGGCTTACATTTCTGTCCCTGCTACATGCAAGAGCTCTGAAAAGATCCTATTTTCCTAAGCAGCTGCCATTGAGCTACTAATTTTGCCTTATTATACCCAAGGCAACGAAGAGGGAGCCACACAGGACCTGAAACTCAGATTTCCTAGCAGGACAAGGATAATAAAACTTCAGAGCTTGCCCATGAGTGCACTCTGTTTCTGCTCACTTTCCATATATTTGAGACAGAAAACTTTCCAGGTACATCTGTGTAGTCCACTTGTGCACTCACCAGTCACCCTCCTGTGTACACAAAAAGGTGTGCAGGCTATATCCTAGGCTAGGATCAAAAATATTCTAGCTAATTTACCATCTGAAGCCTAAGGCAGTGTCAGCAGCTAGTTTATTGTGGTGGTGATGTTGCACACAGTATGCACttagagtgttttttttttagtatattaatatatataggTAGCAAAGGAGTATGGAATAAAATGTAGGCAGAGTTCTACTTCAGACTTGGACATTAAATCAATAATTTTAGATATTGTGGCAGTAAACATGTCTGTACAAATTGAGAATCATGTCCACGTAATCAGCTTCTGTAAAGTTTTCAGATCTCTGTGTGAGTTTTTCATGTGACTTTGTACAAATGATACTGCTCCCAGGTTATGTCATCTGCCTGTAGGCCGTAATCGAGTCTGTATATTTGTGACTGTAGATGTATCAGTTTTGGTTCTCAGGTGTGTTCGTGCACACAATGGATGTGTTATCAAGCAGGACAAAAAAGAGTAATACATCTGTGCTCCTCCTGGCATCTCCCCAGTAATGTTAGTGCGCATGCCTTGGTCTTCACAGGAGTCGCTGCCCCACCTCAAGGGATACTAAGGATGGTATTGAAAGCATGTGAGTGCTTTCTCTTACATATTTAGAAGCTGTCTGCTCAAATTAAGTTGAATAAACTAACCACAACTCATTGCTAACAGAAGCTTATTCCTTCTGTCTGTGCTTTTTAGCagcaaaaatctgtaaaatttaCATGTGCAGTAAGTTGTTTTAACAGCAGCCTGATGATCATGTGCTCAAAATGCTTATGCCAGCACTCTCAGTAAACATCACTAAAGAGATCTTGAAAGGCAAACTGTGATTCAGCAGCACAATCAGTATGTCAAAACTGTGAATTTGTTGGCAACTAGTGCGAACAGGAGCTGCTGCTAATTTTTTTGCTTCAGAGGCACTGTAAGTTTGAGTTTtcagggattttgttttgtagaGTGGCAGGAAAAGCATGTTaatgacttttattttccaagtctAGTTATTTGAAACAGACACCTGAATACAGGTTTCAGACGTGCAGATTCCTCCTAAATTGAAATGGTCTCctaagatgatttttttaattattttttcttgatcaTACAGGGCATTTGATACCCTTGCAAAAGCATTAAATCCAGGAGAGAGTGCAGCGTGCCAGAACTCTGACAGTGTCGAAGGCAGCGTCCAGCTGATCGGGGGAGAAACAAGCATGAATATCGTCGAAATAGAGGGGCCACTGCTCAGTGATGCCCATGTAGCATTCAGGGTACTTAATACTCTTTATTGTTGGctgtttataaacattttactttGGTGATACAACATAATTAACGATCggattacattttcttttgaacttcTTTGAAGAGTAATTATGCAGGTATCAGCATTCATTTCTGATGAACGCGCTGCTTTTGTCGACTGGTTAGCTGTTCCCTTGGGAAAATTAACAGCTCTCAGTTGTTTATTTGCACTgttcattttactgtttttttaccttaaaaatagTAGGTAATCAGAGCAAAGGGACTTACATGGAAAACTTTAACAGCTAAGGGAAAATATGGTTGCCTTTTTAGAGAGgcaaatattttctgacttcatttctcttcttaTGAGCAtgtaaaaattacttttgtttttccttcatcataTTGTTATTCATGGACAAATCAGAAATCTTGCTCATGTTTTAGTTTGCGTTAAGTCTTGCCTCTCAACAACACAGTTTGGTCACTAAAATAAACATATCTCTAATGTAgatgtcagttttgttttaaattatcttagccaaaccattttattacaaaattttGATTTCTGAGGATTAAACAGTGATACACTATACTTAGGAGTTTCGGATCGAATCCCAATTTCTTTACATAAACAGGTGACAGTTGCATACTTATCTATATGCAAGTGTAAGCAACGTCATTCTAATTACAGTGGTTCTTCTAAAACTTCTATTCTCTACATAATGCCTCCAAAGTTGAgttttgtttgggatttttcatCCCCAGAGTTCCCAGACTTAAATCTTTATCTAAGCTAAGATTCAAAATGTTtatcatttttgttgctttgtagTCACTGTGGGAAATACAGTGTGGCTAGTAAACCAAAAAACAGTcgttcagttttatttcaggattatctcatgtttattttaaaaataatgttactttCTTAAAAcctgaaagttatttttcatattgTGTTTTATGTGGAGAAAATAATGGactttcacttatttatttatttattttgttttctggcagCTCACCATGCCTTCTCCTATGCCTGAATATCTTAATGTTCACTATATCTGCGAGTCTGCCTCCAGGTTGCTGTTCTTGTCCATGCACTGGGCGCGTTCCATTCCATGTTTCCAAGCTTTAGGGTAAGTGTTCAATTACTCTATTTGCTCATGTTGTGAATGCACActtttaaatttgttatttGTACTGTAGTCTTCAgggacattaaaaaatataagcCAAGTTTATTGAAACTGTTCCATAAGTCTTCCATATGAAGGTAGATTTGCTGAATGAAAACTACTCCCAGTTTCAGTTCAGTTCAAGTACTTGGTTGGGTTTcgaagaaaaaaagtagtaaattcATAATTATCAAATGCCTACTCACTGCCTCTTCTTGAATAAATTTTCAGTCAACTGGACTTGCTATCATTTTTTAATAGCTCCCTCCAAATCTTAAGATGCTTATCAGGCAGTTGCCAAAAAGAAGCCCCTTTCTGGAGCTCCAACTACTGCTATATTTATAAGCGAGGtagtaatatttttgtctttaataaaCTATATGAAGAACATGCTTAGGGTTCAGCAAGCTTTAGGATTTATTTGTTGAGTTGCAGAGgattttccaaaaacaaatgGTTGCAGTagccagaaaataatttttattattctctttaAAGTTTGTGTAACATCCTGTTTTTCCAGCAAAATTCAGTGTGTCACTTAACATTCTCAAGCTAAATGTAGTAGTACGTTGCTGATCATCAGGAGAAAACATCTCAAAACAACACTGGGAAAAGCGATGTATGTTACTGTCAGAAATCAAGATTGTGAAGACAAATCAAATAAATCAGCTGTGTTCGAATATGGTACAAATCTATCAGCTGTGATACAAACAGTATAAAATCATGTTTGTTCCTCAactagtgtttttttcttgtaattcagTATCAAAATAGTCGTAGCAAAGAGAATTCCTGTTTATAGTGAGGGACTGGCTCCTTTCTTGTCACAAGCATTGATCTGTATTTACTCAGATGTTTAAGGCAAATTATTCTACATCGTTTAAGACATTGCACTGTGTGTAATTAAAGCCTGTgttttgaagaaggaaaacgTAACATTTTGTAAAACTAAAGCGAGGAGGGGAAAGTGGGTAAATGTGGTATTTCAGTAGAAATCCTTGTCTTGCAGGATTTCACAATGCTTAGCAAATTAACATAGTGAACTGCGGCgttgtactttttaaaaaagtttcttgCAACAGAGACGATGCAAAGTAgtgttataaaaacaaatgggaattgttttcttaaaataaaatctacgAACAACCTGTCTATCTAAAAAGATTTAACAAGAAATGTGTAtggaaaatctgcatttttttgatTTGTGTCACTTCCCAACACATTTGTCTGTTTGAATAAGAAAACGGAGGAGTAGGGTTGCTGAAAGTTGTTAATACTTGCCTGTGCTAACATTTGCAGTCCCAGTCAAGATCATGGGCAACAGTGGAGGCTTATTTGATATTAGTGAAGCTTTTTAAAGTTGAGCACATTGTGTGCTGtataattttaacttttagaAGGGTGACTcgtatttcaattttaaaatgaagagaaattcaTAGTATTAGCAGTTGAGAGGAGTTGATGAGCCAAAGCAAAGCGATAATTGTTTTGTAAGATAATTGTATCCAAGTGGTTCCCTTCCCAAGCACTGTTTTCCTTAGTCTCTGCAAGACAGTTGGCTTAGACACACTAATTTAGGTAATGATATCAAGATATTGCATAGGTCATTTTCCTGCACAAGGATTCCTACTGAAATGTTAATCAGGCTGGTTACAGCAACTTAGTTTTTTGGGGCTACGTAAGTATGATCAGCTAATTCTGGTATAAGTTTGAGCATCCTTAAAGTAATGGATTAGCTTTAATATGGATAGCTTTAAtatgcttttctctgaaaatgatGTGGTTCTTTTAACTTCATGTGCTCATGTGGTCCTTTTAACTTtccattatttatatttactggCTAAAACTGTGAAACATGGTACCTGAATTTGACTCCTCAATGGTAGGATTTCCTTTTTATAAGGTACTGAGCTCTTGTTGAGCTCTACAAGTTAGAGATGCTTGGCATCACTGAAAGTTAGGTTACTGATATGGAAGGGCTGAATATTAGGCTGAATAGGCCTAATTTTAAACTTCagcgtttaaaaaaaaaaaaaaaaaaaaaaaagactttgaaattGCACTGAACTGTCAgatttcaagttaaaaataataaaattaaagactTTTGAGTCTATTTTACAACCACAATACAGCAAcaatgcaaactttttttttttgcccatgCATATAAATCTTACCTAAAGATGAGTGTGAATCCTAGGAAAACCAGCATGATGGAAATGATGGAATATACTTAGACAGTTGTCATTTACTGCAACTTCAGCTTTTTtgatcattaaaacaaaaatgatttatttagaaatgtcaCTTTAAAACGTGTTTAAATCCTAGCGTTTTAATTAATATagtgttttaatttattgtgGTACTGGCTGCAGTGATTGAATTAGATGGATGTTTTATGAAGtgttcttcaaattaaaaaacagtaaagccAAATGGCTGGTTTTAttaagtgaaattaatttttttttttttttttaatagacagGATAACAGCATATCATTAGTAAAAGCCTGCTGGAACGAACTTTTTACGCTTGGTCTTGCACAATGTTCACAAGTTATGAATGTGGCGACTATGTTAACTGCATTTGTTAATCACCTTCATAGCAGTTTACAGCAAGGTAAGGTGAATATTGTGCACGTTTGCAGACTTGGGGAATTACATCATGGTTTTTAAGTTTTGTATTAAGCAGAAGTTTAGTACTTATCTGTAAATTGTTAATGAAAATTTACTGTTCATAAAATTTAACAATTGCTAttgacacaaaataaaaattagataaTACAGTTCTCAGGATGGAAATTTTTGGCAATTTTTCCAAAGTCAGCTGTCAGCTATGCTAATGCTTCCTTTcccccaaattaaaaacaaaacaaaacaaacaaacaaaaaaactacacacatatatatatttgcccaTCCTTCTAATGCAGGTTAgcttttactgtttgttttgttttttttttttaatcatgtttgATATCTGTGTGTCTAATAGTGTTCTGCTGTTCTGTTGGTGTACATCAGCTCAAAATAGGAGTATTTCAGGCAGCCTCAACTTTAAGAACACAAGTGTACTGTGAATATGATTCCTCTCTATCAAGGGTGTAAAGAAGAACCCAACTGTCCTTGCTGTTCATAGCTGTGAAACAAAGCAGCCAAATGCCACCTTCGtgatgtattttctgttcataaCTTGGCTTAGTTTTAGACTCCGTACAAGTCTTCCAAGCAGATTTACACTAAGTatgcttccttcctttttatccTATGTCCTGCAtcttttgcatgttttacaTTAAATGAAGTTGGCATTCTCTTCCATTTACCCTGCAGTGAAGGAAATGTTCTTCTGAGTGATACTCAAACTGAACTAGGGGAGTCttttagctaaaataaaaatctttatctGTTCATAGTCTAGCAAATTTTTAAAGTTAGATGTACATACAAAAATGTTAGCATTTTCAGGTTTAAGTAGCTTTAGGATTATTTGCTTTTACTCTCTTTAATGCTATGCAAAAAGAGATCGGTAAACCATAGAAAAATAGCTCTCTAAATTACAagttcttcttctccttttatgATGAAGAGATTAAAGAGTTCATTCTTAGGAGTCTTCAGGCTTTAAAAAACATCCACAAGATCCTGCTTTAAACAATAgtttgtaataaaaacaaatcgAATATCTTCAGGAGGGAAACAAATGGACTGGGGACTTCATATCAATATACAATCAATACTACTATCAATATACATAATTTACAATCATGTTCACCAAAAACTTTAGTAAATAATGATGGTTTTATCATTACTACAAATGTATATTCTTATTAATTTGGGAAGTCAGTTTGACTGTACAAATCACAAATTTATATCAAATGTCTTCCAGTTACTGAAGGGGAACAGCTCTGCACCAACCACATTCCCCTAGACGCAGGAAAGGCGTATAGTGTACCTTCTTTTTCAGCAGTGGCATGGTCTTTGACTGACTAAAGTAACCCATCAATGAATAAATACTGCACCTGACTCTTAGATGTCCATTGCAGATCTGCAATAGCAATGTTGCCTTTAGTTATAAATAGTCTTTCCTTGATTTAGTCCACCTCTGATTATTGGAAACTTGTCAGAAAACTGTTGGTGTAAAGGTTATTTAGACCTAGTATGTAAGTTTATAGATGGCATAGATTCCCCACTGTTTGATCTAATACAAatgattaatgtttttaaaaatgcagtgtgaCTACACTTTTGCACATGTGTTGACATtgggatttttatattttatgtacgTGTCAACTCAGATAAGCTGCCAACAGACAGAGGAAAACTAGTAATGGAGCATATCTTCAAATTGCAAGAGTTCTGTAACAGTATGGTTAAGCTTTGCCTGGATGGATATGAATATGCTTATTTGAAAGCAATCGTACTCTTCAGTCCTGGTATGTAATTATTCTTGAtgtaaacatttattctttttctatgaCTATAGAGACTTAAGGTGTTAAAAGTCGGTTTAAAAATTCATAggatcatttaggttggaaaagacctctaagatcatcaacCTTTAAAAGAATTCTCTGTGTTTTCCACAAAGGTATATTTTAGGTAAGCTGTGGAGGGGGGCATGGAACAAGAGGATctttgaagtcccttccaacccgggccattctatgattctacaggTTTTAGGAAACAAATAGTtcatagttttttatttttatattttttttcaactgatgctattttttttccacaaatgctATATATGCATACAATATTCCAATAAATATCAGTGTATTGGAACAATGCTGTTCCATGCAACACAGAGAACAGAGGTATATCATCAGGAATGATATAAATGCTGCAAGTACTGCATTTATTTGAACTCTTCAGAATGTCTGATTGTACTATAAACAATGAAGTAAAACACCAAcgtagaggaaaaaaataaagttaaaactTCCAAAAAGTTTAAACTTCGTTAAAACTGTTGGAAAACTTGAAGTTGCTACAGCAATCAAATAATTGTTTCAGCATGCTTACAAGTAGATAATCTGTAGGGATTTTAAAGCACCTTATATAGAACAGATATAACGATATAGGGTGTCTTTCAGATCATCCAGGTCTAGAAAATGTGGTACAGATTGAGAAATTTCAAGAAAAGGCTTACATGGAGTTCCAAGACTATGTAACAAAAGCATATCCAGACGATACTTACAGGTGTGTAAACTTAGATTCTTACTTGATTCTCTTGATTCACACCAAATTGTGCGACCAAGTAACTCTTCTTAACAAACTTACTTTCCAGACTGTCTAGACTCCTTCTCCGATTGCCTGCGCTTAGGCTGATGAGTGCTGCCATCACCGAGGAGCTGTTCTTTGCAGGACTAATTGGAAACGTTCAGATTGATAGCATCATCCCGTATATCCTGCGAATGGAGACAGCGGACTATAACTCTCAAATAATTGGTCATGCCGTATAAAAGTAGCAATCAAGGATTCTGCACCATGGCAGTCATGGTGATGTAAATGCATACCCTGTCTCCAAGAGATGGCAATAAGCCTTCACATGCACCTATCTAAAGAAGGCGAATATTCCTCCTTTCCAGTACACTTGGGAAATGTGGTGGAGTGTCTTAAGGAATATTGGACAACTTCCTATTTTTCACCTGATCTTCAAAGACTTGTAAATTAACTTGATATCTGAAGAAAGTCAAGAATTGTCCATCCTATTTTTGTAGATAGATGAACTTGGAATATTTGTTTATGAAGTCCAGGCTTGTGAAGAAATTGAAGAAGCTTTGACTGAACTAAGGTATCTCAACTTAGTTTCATGTTTTAGACAAATAAATTAACTTTCCTCTCTGagctgtgttttcagtgttttgctgcTAGTTCTTTCTCACTGAATAAACAGAGAATACGTGATCAAACATCTTGAAAAGGCCAgtatttccatggaaatgagACCTTTATAACCAAACTtaaatttttgctgttgtttggaagaaaaacgAATTTCTTGTTGAATGAAACATTGGTACCATTACAAGTGAAGGGAAGGTAGaggaatttcacattttaaaaatattctgctgaCATTTTGATGCAATTGATCAAAAGTGAAGCTGCAAAGGGTCAGTACTGACTGCTATGTAGATGCAAATGAATACTGTGCTGTACTATTATGTATTGGTAGGTATCAGCTGTTTTTTACCATGAAAAACTACAAAGTGTTTACTGTAGGTATTCAAAGAGCAGCCTCCTGCTTATTCTGGTCTCACATGTTCAAGCTTTTTCACACTACCCCGCCCCCTTTCATACTCAGCACACAAGGATGGAGGCATTCGAGATGCCTCTTAACTTTATTCGCTCTAAGAAACAAATTGTGTTTAGAgttctttgtgtgtgttcatgTTGTTATTCTTGCATAggatttggaaattatttttgttgttagcTTTTAGCTGTCTAGCTGTCTTTTTCCAACCAGTCTcgtatgattattttttaaatttaaattagacaAATTCAAATATAACAGGCTCCCTCCCTCTAGAAGCCTggcctctgctgcttttcctttccttgttaGAAATGGGCCTAGATACTTTATATATGTTGTGTGAATCATACTCCATGGCTCCTTCTAAGGGTGGATTCAGATGCTTTTCTCTCTTGAGGCATGTGCCTCATTGTCAAGTAATGCTCTAACATATGGTTGTTCCCTGCTTCCTTTTGCTGCAGGAAGCTGTACACCCCTAGCACATTTAATAGCTGTTGCTTAAAATTAGAGAAGGATCCTAGTAAAAGTGATGGTCTACTGCTGACACTTGGGATTATCTAAATCTCGGATCAAGGCCCAGTTCTATTTACCCAgcacttttatttctctggcAGCACTGGGT
The nucleotide sequence above comes from Oxyura jamaicensis isolate SHBP4307 breed ruddy duck chromosome 1, BPBGC_Ojam_1.0, whole genome shotgun sequence. Encoded proteins:
- the NR2C1 gene encoding nuclear receptor subfamily 2 group C member 1 isoform X8; translated protein: MDGTAQRIQIVPSDSGLSLPQRIQILTDNSPNEQALNKVFDLCVVCGDKASGRHYGAVTCEGCKGFFKRSIRKNLVYSCRGTKDCVINKHHRNRCQYCRLQRCIAFGMKQDSVQCERKPIEVSREKSSNCAASTEKIYIRKDLRSPLAATPTFVTDNDTARSTGLLESGMFVNIHQSGIKSEPTVLMTPDKVEACQGDLSTLANVVTSLANLGKSKDMSQSSTELSMIESLSNGDASLSELQQEEQASSDVTRSRCPTSRDTKDGIESMAFDTLAKALNPGESAACQNSDSVEGSVQLIGGETSMNIVEIEGPLLSDAHVAFRLTMPSPMPEYLNVHYICESASRLLFLSMHWARSIPCFQALGQDNSISLVKACWNELFTLGLAQCSQVMNVATMLTAFVNHLHSSLQQDKLPTDRGKLVMEHIFKLQEFCNSMVKLCLDGYEYAYLKAIVLFSPDHPGLENVVQIEKFQEKAYMEFQDYVTKAYPDDTYRLSRLLLRLPALRLMSAAITEELFFAGLIGNVQIDSIIPYILRMETADYNSQIIGHAV
- the NR2C1 gene encoding nuclear receptor subfamily 2 group C member 1 isoform X5, producing the protein MATIEELAHQIIEQQMGEITHSQGAVTPTLMDGTAQRIQIVPSDSGLSLPQRIQILTDNSPNEQALNKVFDLCVVCGDKASGRHYGAVTCEGCKGFFKRSIRKNLVYSCRGTKDCVINKHHRNRCQYCRLQRCIAFGMKQDSVQCERKPIEVSREKSSNCAASTEKIYIRKDLRSPLAATPTFVTDNDTARSTGLLESGMFVNIHQSGIKSEPTVLMTPDKVEACQGDLSTLANVVTSLANLGKSKDMSQSSTELSMIESLSNGDASLSELQQEEQASSDVTRSRCPTSRDTKDGIESMAFDTLAKALNPGESAACQNSDSVEGSVQLIGGETSMNIVEIEGPLLSDAHVAFRLTMPSPMPEYLNVHYICESASRLLFLSMHWARSIPCFQALGQDNSISLVKACWNELFTLGLAQCSQVMNVATMLTAFVNHLHSSLQQDKLPTDRGKLVMEHIFKLQEFCNSMVKLCLDGYEYAYLKAIVLFSPDHPGLENVVQIEKFQEKAYMEFQDYVTKAYPDDTYRLSRLLLRLPALRLMSAAITEELFFAGLIGNVQIDSIIPYILRMETADYNSQIIGHAV
- the NR2C1 gene encoding nuclear receptor subfamily 2 group C member 1 isoform X7 — translated: MITHSQGAVTPTLMDGTAQRIQIVPSDSGLSLPQRIQILTDNSPNEQALNKVFDLCVVCGDKASGRHYGAVTCEGCKGFFKRSIRKNLVYSCRGTKDCVINKHHRNRCQYCRLQRCIAFGMKQDSVQCERKPIEVSREKSSNCAASTEKIYIRKDLRSPLAATPTFVTDNDTARSTGLLESGMFVNIHQSGIKSEPTVLMTPDKVEACQGDLSTLANVVTSLANLGKSKDMSQSSTELSMIESLSNGDASLSELQQEEQASSDVTRSRCPTSRDTKDGIESMAFDTLAKALNPGESAACQNSDSVEGSVQLIGGETSMNIVEIEGPLLSDAHVAFRLTMPSPMPEYLNVHYICESASRLLFLSMHWARSIPCFQALGQDNSISLVKACWNELFTLGLAQCSQVMNVATMLTAFVNHLHSSLQQDKLPTDRGKLVMEHIFKLQEFCNSMVKLCLDGYEYAYLKAIVLFSPDHPGLENVVQIEKFQEKAYMEFQDYVTKAYPDDTYRLSRLLLRLPALRLMSAAITEELFFAGLIGNVQIDSIIPYILRMETADYNSQIIGHAV